The Saccharopolyspora gloriosae genome window below encodes:
- a CDS encoding DUF3040 domain-containing protein → MPLSEHEQRLLDQIERALYAEDPKFVSTVRGGRLHRPSRRRRLQGIAVFALGLILLVLGVVLPFKPADIPVVSVFGFLVMFGGAVLVLSAMRGGSQEAESEGEANAGSSGGDRKKPEPRERGSFAQRMEERFRKRFEQ, encoded by the coding sequence ATGCCGCTCTCCGAGCACGAGCAGCGACTGCTCGACCAGATCGAGCGCGCGCTCTACGCCGAGGATCCGAAGTTCGTCTCCACCGTGCGCGGTGGACGGTTGCACCGTCCGTCGCGGCGCCGCCGCCTGCAAGGCATCGCCGTGTTCGCGCTCGGTTTGATCCTGCTGGTGCTCGGCGTGGTGCTGCCGTTCAAACCGGCCGACATCCCCGTGGTGAGCGTGTTCGGCTTCCTCGTGATGTTCGGCGGCGCCGTGCTAGTGCTGTCCGCGATGCGCGGTGGCAGCCAAGAAGCGGAATCCGAAGGGGAAGCGAACGCAGGCTCCTCCGGCGGTGACCGGAAGAAGCCCGAACCGCGGGAACGCGGGTCGTTCGCCCAGCGGATGGAAGAACGCTTCCGGAAGCGGTTCGAGCAGTAA